A genome region from bacterium includes the following:
- a CDS encoding DUF4386 domain-containing protein, producing the protein MTSPRKLAIAAGICYLTTHVTSVAALILYGPILNNVNYIIGSGPDTRVLLGAFCEVILAFAIIGSAVALFPVVKRQNEAVALGYVGLRTLEAGIIAIDVASLLAVVTLRQQLAGAASSDTASLVALGRGLVALHNWTFLIGPSFTSGTNTVLIAYLMYTSRLVPRFIPVLGLIGGPLVFASVTGVLFGVYGQYSTVPAVAAVPEFAWELTLAIYLIAKGFNPSASVMEAVIADARRGGSLALIV; encoded by the coding sequence CTCGCAATCGCTGCGGGCATATGCTACCTCACCACCCACGTCACCTCGGTCGCCGCGCTCATCCTGTACGGCCCGATCCTGAACAACGTCAACTACATCATCGGCTCCGGGCCCGACACCCGTGTCCTATTGGGGGCGTTCTGCGAGGTGATCCTGGCCTTCGCCATCATCGGTAGCGCGGTCGCGCTGTTCCCCGTCGTCAAGAGGCAGAACGAAGCCGTTGCCCTTGGCTACGTCGGCCTCCGCACTCTTGAAGCCGGCATCATCGCTATCGATGTCGCCAGCCTCCTTGCGGTCGTGACCTTGCGGCAGCAACTGGCGGGGGCCGCAAGCTCGGACACGGCCTCGCTGGTCGCGCTCGGCAGGGGCCTCGTTGCGCTCCACAACTGGACCTTCTTGATCGGGCCCAGCTTCACCAGCGGAACCAACACGGTGTTGATAGCGTATCTCATGTACACGTCGCGTCTCGTGCCCCGGTTCATACCCGTGCTGGGGCTGATCGGAGGCCCATTGGTCTTCGCGTCGGTGACCGGCGTGTTGTTCGGTGTCTACGGGCAGTACTCGACCGTCCCGGCCGTCGCCGCCGTTCCGGAGTTCGCCTGGGAGTTGACCCTCGCCATCTACCTCATCGCAAAGGGATTTAACCCCTCCGCTAGCGTGATGGAAGCAGTCATTGCTGATGCTCGACGAGGGGGGTCGCTAGCCCTCATCGTGTGA